Proteins encoded in a region of the Candidatus Moanabacter tarae genome:
- the yknY_2 gene encoding putative ABC transporter ATP-binding protein YknY has product MAEQIVQVEDVKKLYHMGDEEVWALKGISLDIRKGEFLSIMGPSGSGKSTLFNQIGALDVPTEGRVFFEGESVFELSESQQAWFRCNQIGYIFQTFNLIPVMSALQNVSLPMLFQGEEAIRAEQRATDILDRVGLGHRLHHKPFELSGGQQQRVAVARALANTPSLILADEPTGNLDTKTGSEIVDLLKSLNTKEGVTIVCSTHDPKMIASSDRICWILDGRLERISSGADFDLKEMEQN; this is encoded by the coding sequence ATGGCAGAACAAATTGTGCAGGTCGAGGACGTCAAAAAACTCTACCACATGGGAGACGAAGAGGTTTGGGCCTTGAAGGGGATCAGCCTGGATATTCGTAAGGGGGAGTTCTTATCCATCATGGGCCCATCCGGCTCTGGAAAATCAACCCTCTTCAATCAAATTGGGGCTCTCGACGTACCAACTGAGGGAAGAGTCTTTTTTGAAGGTGAGTCAGTTTTCGAACTTTCCGAAAGCCAACAGGCCTGGTTCCGTTGCAATCAAATTGGCTACATTTTTCAGACCTTTAATCTAATCCCTGTTATGAGCGCGCTGCAGAATGTCTCCCTACCCATGCTCTTCCAAGGAGAAGAAGCCATCAGGGCAGAGCAAAGAGCGACTGATATTCTCGATCGTGTTGGCTTGGGACATCGCCTCCACCATAAGCCATTTGAATTGTCTGGGGGCCAGCAACAGAGAGTTGCTGTTGCACGTGCTCTCGCCAACACCCCTTCCCTCATCCTTGCTGACGAACCAACTGGAAATCTCGATACCAAGACCGGCTCCGAAATCGTCGATTTACTCAAAAGTCTCAACACAAAAGAGGGCGTAACTATCGTTTGCTCCACCCACGATCCAAAAATGATTGCATCTTCGGATCGTATCTGCTGGATCCTCGATGGACGCCTTGAACGGATCTCAAGTGGGGCCGACTTCGACCTTAAAGAGATGGAGCAGAACTAA
- the lysN_2 gene encoding 2-aminoadipate transaminase — protein MEQYDTKNMRFSRLGANLSDPEIVRLMDLALGDPSLLSLAAGFTDNSVMPVNLVSEVVGELAQLGTDPEHLQYGLNNGRRGLREGIARFLAQYPGEEGLSLNPNRILITNGSQQALYLAIQILCDPGDIILVEQPTYFVFLEVLKGLGVTPIPIPVIQNGELDFKGLKEMINGLAESGDIIRVKGLYIVSYFANPSTRSMNVTEKRQLGNLLRSLPFRIPFIEDAAYRELYFHSPFPAPSHMSMAEFKGVPTLYAGTFTKPFSTGLKVGYAYCSEADWFNNLARVKGQQDFGTSNFAQAIIEQVIADGRYAEYLRKISQHYKVKMDILQETLLDGGLKEMEWDWETPTGGILLWLRAPDRIDTRLDSEFCRACIAEGVLYVPGELFFAERPPNNYIRLSFGSLDGNQLEEAGRRFAKVAKEFS, from the coding sequence ATGGAACAATACGATACCAAGAATATGAGGTTCTCGAGGCTTGGTGCAAACCTTTCAGATCCCGAGATTGTACGTCTTATGGATCTTGCCCTTGGAGATCCAAGTCTCCTTTCTCTCGCAGCAGGTTTCACGGATAATTCGGTTATGCCAGTTAACCTGGTTAGCGAGGTGGTCGGTGAGCTGGCGCAACTTGGCACAGATCCCGAGCACCTACAGTATGGGTTAAATAATGGAAGACGTGGACTGAGAGAAGGAATCGCACGATTCTTGGCGCAATATCCCGGGGAAGAGGGGCTTTCTTTGAACCCGAATCGTATTCTTATTACGAATGGCTCACAACAGGCGCTCTACCTTGCGATTCAGATCCTTTGTGATCCCGGCGATATAATCTTGGTCGAACAGCCAACCTATTTTGTCTTTCTAGAGGTGCTCAAGGGATTAGGTGTAACCCCCATACCCATACCGGTAATTCAGAATGGAGAGCTTGATTTTAAGGGTCTGAAAGAGATGATCAACGGACTTGCGGAAAGTGGAGACATCATCCGAGTTAAGGGACTTTACATCGTGAGCTATTTTGCCAATCCATCCACGCGTTCGATGAACGTAACGGAAAAGCGTCAACTTGGAAATCTGTTGAGATCCCTTCCCTTCCGTATTCCTTTTATCGAGGATGCAGCTTACCGCGAGCTCTACTTCCACTCCCCCTTTCCTGCACCAAGCCATATGAGTATGGCCGAATTCAAAGGAGTTCCTACTCTTTACGCTGGGACATTTACGAAGCCTTTCTCAACTGGATTAAAAGTGGGTTACGCCTATTGTTCCGAAGCAGATTGGTTCAACAATCTTGCCCGAGTTAAGGGTCAACAAGATTTCGGGACATCCAATTTTGCTCAGGCAATAATCGAGCAGGTTATAGCAGATGGACGTTATGCCGAGTATTTAAGGAAGATTAGTCAGCACTACAAAGTAAAAATGGACATTTTACAGGAAACACTGCTTGACGGTGGTCTAAAGGAAATGGAATGGGATTGGGAGACTCCGACCGGAGGCATCCTGCTTTGGCTCCGAGCACCGGATCGGATTGACACCAGATTAGACTCTGAGTTTTGTAGGGCTTGTATAGCGGAGGGTGTGCTCTATGTGCCGGGTGAATTGTTCTTTGCGGAAAGACCTCCTAACAATTATATCCGTTTGAGCTTCGGTTCGTTAGATGGAAATCAGCTCGAAGAGGCAGGTCGGAGATTTGCTAAAGTGGCCAAGGAGTTCTCATAG
- the tolB gene encoding Protein TolB — protein sequence MRRLDEISIIPFPMLRISLLACIGLFQVNWLGADELTQGFNLGVINRESQRKTIEVEITADSDWVVSLVSKAFSSHGGYGLQRSGQSDFEFRFSIFENNQVELTVLSGSPATILFQKRVSGTNLTQAVLKAADLAVRKTSGNPGYFAGKLVWVGDQTGSPEVYISDLFFVNVVRVTKDGAKCLSPNLSPDGRSVLFTSYYPNGFPDIYKTDLRTRRRELFMGFKGSNTGATFNPRGTEIALILSSVGNAELYICDLSGTHIRRLTNSRNAVEADPTWAPNGRTIAFTSDRLGSPQLFRVSITGGRPERIPTNISGICAEPAWNPVHPNQIAFTILQGRRFKIALYDMAESRTKVITRGGGDAVEPTWLNDGRHIVYTAGKGKKRGLVLLDSQTGRSTELHRRGQGKIFQPHFVYPFP from the coding sequence ATGCGAAGGTTGGATGAGATATCGATAATTCCCTTCCCGATGCTTCGGATCTCATTACTTGCCTGTATTGGCTTATTTCAGGTGAATTGGTTGGGAGCCGATGAGCTGACTCAAGGTTTTAACCTTGGTGTCATCAATCGCGAATCTCAGAGAAAGACAATCGAGGTTGAGATAACGGCAGATTCGGATTGGGTCGTAAGCTTGGTGTCAAAGGCATTTTCTTCCCACGGGGGTTATGGATTGCAGCGAAGTGGTCAGAGCGACTTTGAATTTCGATTTTCTATATTTGAGAATAACCAAGTTGAGCTTACTGTCCTCAGTGGAAGCCCAGCTACGATCCTTTTCCAAAAGAGAGTGAGCGGTACTAATTTGACCCAAGCTGTCCTTAAAGCTGCTGATTTAGCAGTGAGGAAGACCTCTGGGAATCCAGGCTATTTTGCTGGGAAGCTCGTTTGGGTGGGTGACCAGACTGGATCCCCTGAAGTGTATATTTCGGACCTTTTTTTCGTCAATGTGGTAAGAGTTACCAAAGACGGTGCGAAGTGCCTTTCTCCAAATCTGTCACCTGACGGGCGAAGTGTTCTCTTTACAAGCTACTATCCGAATGGATTTCCCGATATTTATAAAACTGACCTGCGCACCAGACGGAGAGAGCTATTTATGGGTTTTAAAGGATCCAATACAGGAGCAACCTTTAATCCTAGAGGGACTGAAATCGCTCTAATCCTCTCAAGCGTAGGGAATGCGGAACTTTACATCTGTGATTTGAGTGGTACTCACATACGACGACTTACCAACTCAAGAAACGCTGTGGAAGCTGATCCAACTTGGGCACCTAATGGGAGAACTATTGCCTTTACTTCTGATCGGTTAGGGAGTCCTCAACTCTTTCGCGTTTCAATCACCGGCGGCCGACCTGAGAGAATCCCGACGAATATAAGCGGTATTTGTGCTGAGCCAGCTTGGAACCCGGTTCACCCGAATCAGATCGCATTTACGATTCTACAGGGTAGAAGGTTTAAGATTGCACTTTACGATATGGCTGAATCGAGAACAAAGGTTATAACCCGAGGTGGAGGCGACGCCGTTGAACCAACCTGGCTCAACGATGGAAGGCATATTGTCTACACGGCAGGAAAGGGAAAGAAACGAGGTTTAGTCTTATTGGATTCTCAGACTGGAAGATCAACAGAGCTGCATCGACGAGGACAGGGAAAAATTTTTCAGCCTCATTTCGTCTACCCGTTTCCTTAA
- the fprA gene encoding NADPH-ferredoxin reductase FprA has translation MKRFSFGAVERPVRVAIVGAGPSGFYAAESLLKRAGISIRVDMLDRLPTPFGLVRGGVAPDHQKIKAVTTIYTRVAEMPGFRFFGNVMLGRDISIEDLKGNYDQIIYAVGNESDRKMRIPGEELIGSCPATEFVGWYNGHPEHKEHVFDLSVERVAVVGVGNVAMDVTRILSRRPDELEDSDISHYALEALRESRVREILILGRRGFAQASFTTKEIKEIAELSGVDLIIDPSEVVLDQLSEGDLSDANCRRNVEFLTDQSKLGEGVEPKKVKLRFLVSPVEILGRNGRVEAVRIEKNELYRDESGTSKPRGKNEFETLEVGMVLRSVGYRGVPIPGVPFDQNLGRIPNESGRVTDEGDNRIEGQYVVGWAKRGPTGLIGTNRRDSIITVDSMLKDLKGKTAKGLPKGEEEAFPGMLRERGVRFVAFEDWKRLNGFEIERGREKGKIREKFTTITEMYKALDQ, from the coding sequence ATGAAAAGGTTTTCCTTTGGGGCTGTAGAGAGGCCCGTTCGGGTGGCAATAGTTGGTGCTGGCCCATCTGGGTTCTACGCCGCTGAATCTTTGCTTAAAAGAGCGGGGATTTCAATCCGAGTGGATATGCTCGATCGGCTTCCTACGCCGTTCGGTTTGGTCCGAGGTGGTGTGGCCCCAGACCATCAGAAGATTAAGGCGGTTACCACTATCTATACCCGGGTTGCTGAGATGCCGGGCTTTCGTTTTTTTGGAAATGTAATGCTGGGTCGAGATATCAGCATAGAAGATCTCAAGGGAAATTATGACCAAATTATCTATGCTGTCGGCAATGAATCGGATCGGAAAATGAGAATCCCTGGCGAGGAACTGATCGGAAGTTGTCCAGCAACGGAATTTGTCGGATGGTATAATGGGCATCCCGAACATAAGGAGCATGTGTTTGATCTTTCAGTTGAGCGGGTAGCAGTAGTAGGGGTTGGTAACGTTGCGATGGATGTAACGCGTATCTTGAGCAGGAGGCCGGATGAGCTTGAGGATTCAGATATTTCGCATTACGCTCTAGAAGCACTCCGGGAAAGTCGGGTTAGAGAGATCTTGATCCTTGGGCGAAGAGGCTTTGCCCAGGCTTCCTTTACAACGAAGGAAATAAAAGAAATTGCTGAACTAAGTGGTGTGGATTTGATCATTGATCCTTCCGAGGTTGTATTGGATCAGCTCTCTGAGGGGGATTTGTCAGATGCAAATTGTCGCCGTAATGTTGAATTCTTGACTGACCAGTCTAAGCTAGGGGAAGGCGTTGAGCCAAAAAAAGTGAAATTACGCTTCCTGGTATCTCCAGTTGAGATATTAGGTCGCAATGGGCGGGTGGAGGCCGTGAGAATTGAGAAGAATGAACTTTACCGGGACGAGTCGGGAACGTCTAAACCGAGAGGAAAGAATGAGTTTGAGACTCTTGAGGTGGGGATGGTCCTACGATCAGTAGGATATCGCGGCGTCCCTATCCCCGGGGTTCCTTTTGACCAGAATCTTGGCCGAATCCCAAATGAATCCGGCAGAGTGACGGACGAAGGAGATAATCGAATTGAAGGACAATACGTCGTGGGGTGGGCAAAGCGAGGTCCAACCGGGCTGATTGGGACGAATCGAAGGGATTCTATTATCACCGTAGATTCAATGCTGAAAGATCTCAAAGGTAAAACTGCGAAGGGTTTACCCAAGGGCGAAGAAGAGGCTTTTCCGGGAATGTTGCGGGAAAGAGGCGTTCGATTCGTGGCTTTTGAAGATTGGAAGCGACTAAACGGGTTTGAGATCGAGAGAGGGAGAGAGAAAGGAAAAATCCGTGAGAAATTTACTACCATAACGGAAATGTACAAGGCTCTCGATCAGTGA
- the apbC gene encoding Iron-sulfur cluster carrier protein, with translation MDKNTIFNLLRQVNYPGFSRDIVSFGLIRDVQFQNENVTIKLEVSTDNPKIPTQIKAEVESILTRAEGISNADVRIALKTPTSPTPPSAPMPRKIPGVKHVIAIASGKGGVGKSTFAVNLACAVERILSARGMPRQTGIMDCDIYGPSIPLMIGINTRPEIEDEKILPIENFHIRVMSMGFLVDDQTPVVWRGPMVTQTIVQFAQYVDWGELELLIVDLPPGTGDAHLTLVQNIAIDGAIIITTPQAAAFNVACRGARMFDKVNVPILGVAENMSYLEDPTSGEHNYIFGKGGGETTATFLETDLFGQVPLDPRIREGGDIGVPSVVGFPDCNASQIFNQIAEKTLAKLLIGK, from the coding sequence ATGGATAAAAATACGATCTTCAATCTACTTCGGCAGGTTAATTATCCAGGATTCAGTCGAGATATAGTTTCTTTCGGCCTGATTCGTGATGTTCAATTCCAGAATGAAAACGTCACCATCAAACTTGAAGTCTCCACCGACAATCCCAAAATACCCACCCAAATAAAAGCCGAGGTAGAGTCCATCCTCACACGGGCCGAAGGAATTTCTAATGCGGACGTTCGTATTGCTCTCAAAACCCCTACTAGTCCAACTCCACCCAGCGCCCCAATGCCACGAAAGATACCCGGGGTTAAGCATGTTATTGCAATTGCTAGTGGGAAGGGAGGCGTTGGGAAGTCAACTTTTGCCGTCAATCTAGCCTGTGCTGTGGAGCGAATCCTAAGTGCGAGGGGCATGCCGCGTCAGACAGGGATCATGGACTGCGACATCTATGGTCCTTCCATTCCGCTAATGATTGGAATAAACACTCGTCCTGAGATTGAAGACGAAAAAATTCTGCCAATAGAAAACTTCCACATCAGGGTCATGTCTATGGGATTCCTCGTCGACGACCAAACCCCTGTTGTCTGGCGCGGGCCTATGGTGACTCAGACAATTGTACAATTCGCCCAATACGTTGATTGGGGAGAGTTGGAATTACTTATAGTCGACCTGCCCCCCGGCACCGGTGACGCCCACCTCACTCTTGTTCAGAACATTGCAATTGACGGAGCTATCATTATCACGACTCCCCAAGCAGCCGCCTTTAATGTTGCTTGTAGGGGCGCCCGTATGTTCGACAAAGTGAACGTTCCTATTCTCGGCGTAGCAGAAAATATGAGTTACCTCGAAGATCCTACTTCAGGTGAACACAATTACATCTTTGGAAAGGGCGGCGGTGAGACTACCGCAACCTTCCTAGAAACCGACCTCTTTGGTCAGGTACCACTGGACCCAAGAATTCGTGAAGGCGGAGACATTGGCGTTCCATCAGTTGTCGGATTCCCCGATTGTAACGCCTCACAAATATTTAACCAAATTGCGGAAAAAACACTCGCCAAACTGCTAATCGGAAAATAG
- the kdgK_3 gene encoding 2-dehydro-3-deoxygluconokinase: MDFMVDERPDRSPPGIIAAGSWCVDHVKVINKFPELEQAVEVLQENRSNGGGPYNLLKDLAKIGADFPLIGIGLLGNDANSDYILNDCRKVGINMASMKTTDEAPTPFTDVLSVESSGRRGFLYRKGTSALFRAGHFDFERVEARCFHLAYLNLLPGLSSIDSSGNCDGAYVLSKYKKSGLQTSIDLVSVEDGKFSEAAEKCLPFVDVLFANCFEIGQISGFPTGNEYQPDVEKIKRATKVCFDMGVCEFVIVHFPSGAIAMTRDGNVFVQGSVQIPKSEILGTVGAGDAFAAGVIYGLHEGMTIEKSLQTGTCIAASCLFHSTTSEGILPLKDCLELGEKYGYRTAFSSAPSL, translated from the coding sequence ATGGATTTTATGGTAGATGAGCGCCCTGACAGATCCCCACCTGGAATTATTGCTGCTGGAAGCTGGTGTGTGGATCATGTGAAAGTAATCAATAAATTCCCGGAGCTTGAACAGGCAGTAGAGGTTCTCCAGGAAAACCGATCTAACGGAGGAGGTCCCTATAACCTACTCAAAGATCTGGCGAAAATTGGAGCTGATTTTCCGCTTATCGGTATCGGGCTGTTGGGGAATGATGCGAATAGTGATTACATTCTCAACGATTGTCGCAAAGTGGGAATCAATATGGCATCGATGAAGACGACGGATGAAGCTCCAACTCCCTTTACAGACGTGTTGAGTGTTGAATCTAGCGGTAGGCGGGGGTTTTTATACCGGAAAGGAACAAGTGCTCTCTTCAGGGCAGGACACTTTGATTTTGAGCGTGTGGAAGCCCGGTGCTTCCATCTTGCCTACCTTAATCTATTACCCGGTCTCAGTTCAATCGACTCCTCTGGAAATTGTGACGGTGCGTATGTATTGTCGAAATACAAAAAGTCTGGGTTACAAACGTCAATTGATTTGGTAAGTGTGGAGGATGGTAAATTCAGTGAAGCTGCTGAAAAATGTCTTCCATTCGTTGACGTCCTATTTGCAAATTGCTTCGAGATAGGCCAGATATCGGGTTTCCCAACGGGCAACGAATACCAACCGGATGTCGAAAAAATCAAACGGGCTACAAAGGTTTGTTTTGATATGGGAGTTTGTGAATTTGTCATTGTTCATTTTCCGAGTGGAGCGATTGCTATGACCCGCGATGGGAATGTATTTGTGCAAGGCTCTGTGCAAATACCTAAATCAGAAATCCTCGGAACTGTGGGTGCGGGAGACGCCTTTGCAGCAGGGGTTATTTATGGCCTTCACGAAGGCATGACAATAGAAAAAAGTCTTCAAACAGGTACCTGCATTGCCGCTAGCTGTCTTTTTCATTCTACAACTTCAGAAGGAATTCTTCCCCTAAAGGATTGCCTAGAATTAGGAGAGAAGTACGGGTACCGAACAGCTTTTAGTTCTGCTCCATCTCTTTAA
- the fruA gene encoding PTS system fructose-specific EIIABC component, with protein MRLNRYVAKTRIVDLKSTDFRGAIDELLTVIGSRIGGNYRRKRILRELLVREKAMTTYLGNGVVMPHIRFKMNGAYIFAIGRCPDGLDYEGKPEYEATRIVVLLLASEQDRNYLSVLAEVAKLFQEQAMVDYLLEEKTLTGFRERFLQRISGELVKPILKQSRFNRLFLREAETIAREANCTSILLFEDTVEGGIDASRPFAKMKTVRVRDSQVSESREHRMKFDATIEIRSFANQRLSQLRSAILIGLTRGILSHEDRICCVGGIPRSNQFDTLAVIDVSEEFSTVLTAEKNLLPSGVAVEVIERILSIASELAVEGREGRPIGCLFVLGYSEKMNKMITPLVLNPFFGHKEEDRNVLNPFMHETIKEFSSIDGAFMIRGNGVVESAGSLIHTHGDFYLDMPSGLGARHSAASAISMAADCIAVVVSASSGQITLFRKGVMLPLSHRGSGDHI; from the coding sequence ATGCGCCTTAATAGATATGTAGCAAAGACCCGGATCGTCGACCTAAAGAGCACTGATTTTAGGGGAGCGATCGATGAACTCCTGACCGTAATTGGCTCCCGAATTGGGGGCAACTACCGCCGGAAGCGGATATTACGTGAGCTTCTAGTTCGGGAAAAGGCAATGACGACGTATTTGGGCAATGGGGTAGTGATGCCGCACATTCGTTTCAAGATGAACGGTGCATACATCTTCGCTATTGGAAGATGTCCAGATGGTCTAGACTACGAGGGCAAACCAGAGTATGAAGCAACGAGAATTGTTGTCCTACTTCTTGCCTCTGAACAGGATAGGAATTACCTGAGTGTCTTGGCGGAAGTAGCTAAATTGTTTCAGGAACAGGCTATGGTAGATTATCTGCTTGAGGAGAAAACCTTGACTGGATTTCGAGAACGATTTTTGCAAAGAATTTCTGGGGAATTGGTAAAGCCTATTCTAAAGCAGAGTCGATTCAATCGACTCTTTCTAAGAGAGGCAGAGACAATTGCGCGAGAAGCCAATTGCACTAGTATACTCTTGTTTGAAGACACCGTAGAAGGTGGAATCGATGCGAGTCGGCCTTTTGCTAAAATGAAAACGGTCAGGGTGCGAGATAGCCAAGTTTCTGAATCGCGAGAGCACAGGATGAAGTTTGACGCTACCATCGAGATTCGATCTTTTGCCAATCAACGGCTGTCGCAGTTACGAAGTGCGATCCTGATAGGGTTGACCCGAGGCATATTATCTCATGAAGACAGAATCTGTTGCGTGGGGGGAATTCCAAGAAGTAATCAATTTGACACCTTGGCTGTCATCGATGTCTCCGAGGAATTTTCCACCGTATTGACAGCAGAGAAGAATCTTCTCCCCTCAGGAGTTGCGGTTGAAGTAATTGAGCGAATTCTTTCCATCGCATCGGAATTGGCTGTTGAAGGACGAGAGGGTAGGCCAATTGGTTGCCTTTTTGTGTTGGGTTATTCAGAAAAGATGAACAAGATGATAACACCACTGGTGTTAAATCCTTTCTTTGGACATAAGGAGGAGGACCGAAACGTTCTCAATCCCTTCATGCACGAGACGATTAAGGAATTTTCGTCGATTGACGGAGCTTTTATGATTCGTGGTAACGGCGTTGTCGAATCCGCTGGAAGTTTGATTCACACACACGGAGACTTCTACCTGGATATGCCTAGTGGACTAGGAGCGCGTCACTCAGCAGCGTCTGCTATCTCAATGGCAGCTGATTGTATAGCGGTGGTTGTCTCAGCGAGTAGCGGTCAGATCACACTGTTTCGTAAAGGGGTCATGTTGCCGCTCAGTCATCGGGGTTCGGGTGACCATATTTAG
- the rkpK gene encoding UDP-glucose 6-dehydrogenase encodes MKEDNENSSSMVPSTLEICCIGAGFVGGPHMAMLAYKCPDITVSVVDVDSKRVAAWNSDKPPIFEPGLDEILGLVRGRNLFFSTDIKGGIYRADIIFMCLPTPTKSNGLGAGFAPDLKYIENSARQIADVSDSGKIVVEKSTVPVRTAESIRRILNANERNARFQVLSNPEFLAEGTAIADLENPDRVLIGGDESLEGTQAIGKLVEIYAKWVPRERIITTNLWSSELSKLTANAFLAQRLSSINSISMLCEETGANVDEVAEAVGADSRIGSKFLKSSVGFGGSCFKKDILNLIYLCESSGLSEVAEYWRQVVVMNSLQRRRFSSRIVKELSNSVSGKRIAILGFSFKKDTNDIRESAAIYVCRDLLKEEASLSIYDPRALSEEIKNALSIIRSEAGLRDKIETVSDPYQACSGAHAVAVMTEWDEFKELDFKRIFDSMKKPAFLFDGRNILDLKDIEEIGFHAFGIGRSSEKA; translated from the coding sequence ATGAAAGAAGATAATGAAAACTCTAGTTCGATGGTTCCATCGACATTGGAGATTTGCTGTATAGGTGCTGGTTTTGTGGGAGGCCCCCACATGGCCATGTTAGCGTACAAATGTCCGGATATTACAGTCTCCGTCGTAGATGTAGATTCTAAGAGAGTGGCTGCATGGAATTCGGACAAGCCTCCTATATTTGAGCCGGGATTGGATGAGATTCTCGGTCTTGTTAGAGGTCGTAACCTCTTCTTCTCAACAGATATCAAAGGGGGCATTTATAGGGCGGACATTATATTCATGTGTCTTCCGACGCCGACGAAGTCAAACGGGTTGGGTGCAGGCTTTGCTCCCGATCTGAAGTATATCGAGAATAGCGCTAGGCAAATAGCCGATGTCTCGGATTCAGGCAAGATTGTAGTCGAGAAATCAACCGTCCCTGTACGGACTGCCGAATCGATCAGGCGTATTCTTAATGCCAATGAGCGGAATGCCAGATTTCAGGTGCTTTCGAATCCAGAGTTCCTAGCCGAAGGTACCGCCATAGCGGACTTGGAGAATCCTGATCGTGTCCTGATTGGTGGAGATGAGAGTCTCGAAGGAACTCAGGCAATTGGAAAGCTTGTTGAAATCTATGCGAAATGGGTCCCAAGGGAGCGGATTATCACGACCAATCTCTGGTCTTCCGAACTTTCCAAATTAACTGCAAATGCTTTCCTAGCACAACGCCTCTCCTCGATTAACTCAATTTCAATGCTTTGTGAAGAAACCGGAGCTAATGTTGATGAAGTTGCCGAAGCTGTTGGCGCCGATTCACGTATTGGCTCGAAGTTCCTCAAGTCGTCTGTTGGATTCGGTGGCTCCTGTTTTAAAAAGGATATTTTGAATCTAATCTACCTTTGCGAGAGTTCCGGGTTGTCGGAAGTAGCAGAATATTGGCGGCAGGTCGTGGTTATGAATAGTCTCCAAAGGAGAAGGTTTTCGAGTAGAATCGTGAAGGAACTTTCTAACTCTGTCTCAGGGAAGAGGATCGCCATTCTAGGATTTTCCTTTAAGAAGGACACAAATGACATACGGGAATCCGCGGCTATATATGTTTGTCGTGATCTCCTCAAAGAGGAAGCAAGCCTTTCTATTTACGATCCCCGAGCATTATCGGAGGAAATTAAGAATGCGCTGAGCATTATCCGTTCTGAAGCTGGACTAAGGGACAAAATTGAGACAGTGTCGGATCCTTATCAGGCCTGTTCTGGGGCGCATGCTGTGGCCGTAATGACGGAGTGGGATGAATTCAAAGAGCTCGATTTCAAGAGGATTTTTGACTCAATGAAAAAACCGGCTTTCCTCTTCGATGGTAGAAATATTCTCGATCTCAAGGATATTGAAGAAATAGGTTTCCACGCATTCGGTATAGGCCGGAGTTCAGAAAAAGCATGA